The following proteins are encoded in a genomic region of Bosea beijingensis:
- a CDS encoding BMP family ABC transporter substrate-binding protein, with product MTSIITRRRLTFGAAAASTLPILGRGASAQTPLGVGFVYVGPIGDHGYTWTHNQGRLALEKEYGAKIKTSFIENVAEGPDAARAIRQLAQAGNQLIFTTSFGFMNPTIQVAKQFPKLHFEHATGYMRAENVATYDARFYEGRAVIGTIAGHMSKTGQAGYVASFPIPEVVMGINAFHLAARKVNPNFKTKVVWCSTWYDPAKEADAAKALIDQGADMITQHTDSAAPLQAAEQRGVFAFGQASDMKSFAPKAHLSAIVDDWSGYYIKRVKDVMDGNWKSGAVWHGLKEGMVKIAPYNDAVTPAARAAADEVTKGIIAGTLHPFTGELKDQKGVVRLKAGETASDEMLSKMDWYVDGIQA from the coding sequence CGCCTCCACCCTGCCGATCCTCGGCCGGGGCGCCTCGGCGCAGACCCCGCTCGGCGTCGGCTTCGTCTATGTCGGCCCGATCGGCGACCACGGCTACACCTGGACGCATAACCAGGGCCGGCTCGCGCTGGAAAAGGAATACGGCGCCAAGATCAAGACGAGCTTCATCGAGAACGTCGCCGAGGGACCGGACGCCGCCCGCGCGATCCGCCAGCTCGCCCAGGCCGGCAACCAGCTCATCTTCACGACCTCCTTCGGCTTCATGAACCCGACGATCCAGGTCGCCAAGCAGTTCCCGAAGCTCCATTTCGAGCATGCCACCGGCTATATGCGCGCCGAGAACGTCGCGACCTACGATGCGCGCTTCTACGAGGGCCGCGCCGTGATCGGCACCATCGCCGGCCATATGTCGAAGACCGGCCAGGCCGGGTATGTCGCCTCCTTCCCGATCCCTGAAGTGGTGATGGGCATCAACGCCTTCCACCTCGCCGCCCGCAAGGTGAACCCGAACTTCAAGACCAAGGTCGTCTGGTGCTCGACTTGGTACGACCCCGCCAAGGAGGCCGACGCCGCCAAGGCGCTGATCGACCAGGGCGCCGACATGATCACCCAGCACACCGATTCCGCCGCCCCGCTCCAGGCGGCCGAGCAGCGCGGCGTCTTCGCCTTCGGCCAGGCCTCCGACATGAAGTCCTTCGCGCCGAAGGCCCATCTCTCGGCCATCGTCGACGACTGGTCGGGCTACTACATCAAGCGCGTCAAGGACGTGATGGACGGCAACTGGAAGAGCGGCGCGGTCTGGCACGGGCTCAAGGAGGGCATGGTTAAGATCGCACCCTATAACGACGCCGTCACGCCGGCTGCCCGCGCCGCCGCCGACGAGGTCACCAAGGGCATCATCGCCGGCACGCTCCACCCCTTCACCGGCGAGCTGAAGGATCAGAAGGGTGTCGTACGCCTGAAGGCCGGCGAGACCGCCAGCGACGAGATGCTCTCGAAGATGGACTGGTACGTCGACGGCATCCAGGCCTGA
- a CDS encoding HU family DNA-binding protein, whose translation MTKNELIAAIAEETGKTKADVSAILASLGATVAKTLKKGDDVTLGGIGKLSAAKREAREARNPSTGATIKVPAKTVVKFKVTKDLADAVA comes from the coding sequence ATGACCAAGAACGAACTGATCGCCGCCATCGCCGAAGAGACCGGCAAGACCAAGGCCGATGTCTCGGCCATCCTGGCCTCGCTCGGCGCGACCGTCGCCAAGACCCTGAAGAAGGGCGACGACGTCACCCTCGGCGGCATCGGCAAGCTCTCCGCCGCCAAGCGCGAAGCCCGCGAGGCCCGCAACCCCTCCACCGGCGCGACCATCAAGGTTCCCGCCAAGACCGTCGTGAAGTTCAAGGTCACCAAGGACCTCGCCGACGCGGTGGCGTAA
- a CDS encoding vWA domain-containing protein, whose product MFLRLFTDLRAAKVPVTLREYLTLLEGVEADLAEHRVDEFYYLARATLVKDERHLDKFDRVFAQVFKGMETLQQAIEEAGIPEEWLRKLAEKFLTDEEKAQIDAMGWEKLWETLKQRLDEQKGRHQGGSKWIGTAGTSPYGAYGYNPEGIRIGQDKNRNFRAVKVWDKREFKDFDDTRELGVRNMRIALRRLRRFARTGAADELDLDTTISETAKHGYLDVQLRPERRNAVKVLLFLDVGGSMDWHIELAEELFSAARAEFKHFEHFYFHNCPYERVWKENRRRHDQQIATWDVLRTYPSDYRLVFVGDASMSPYEIAMPGGSVEHWNEEAGEVWMERLATKFPKSVWLNPVQQNLWNYTQSIRQIGGLMGGRMFPLTLDGLDGAMKVLAR is encoded by the coding sequence ATGTTCCTTCGCCTCTTCACCGATCTGCGCGCCGCCAAGGTCCCCGTGACCCTGCGCGAATATCTGACGCTGCTCGAAGGGGTGGAGGCCGATCTCGCCGAACATCGGGTCGACGAGTTCTACTATCTCGCCCGCGCCACGCTGGTGAAGGACGAGCGCCATCTCGACAAGTTCGATCGCGTCTTCGCCCAGGTGTTCAAGGGCATGGAGACGCTGCAGCAGGCGATCGAGGAAGCCGGCATTCCCGAGGAATGGCTGCGCAAGCTCGCCGAGAAATTCCTGACCGACGAAGAGAAGGCCCAGATCGATGCGATGGGCTGGGAGAAGCTCTGGGAAACGCTGAAGCAGCGGCTCGACGAGCAGAAGGGCCGCCATCAGGGCGGCAGCAAATGGATCGGCACGGCCGGCACCTCGCCCTACGGCGCCTATGGCTACAACCCCGAAGGCATCCGCATCGGCCAGGACAAGAACCGCAATTTCCGGGCGGTGAAGGTCTGGGACAAGCGCGAGTTCAAGGACTTCGACGACACGCGCGAGCTCGGCGTGCGCAACATGCGCATCGCGCTGCGGCGCCTGCGCCGCTTCGCCCGCACCGGCGCGGCCGATGAGCTCGATCTCGACACCACGATTTCAGAGACGGCCAAGCACGGCTATCTCGACGTCCAGCTCCGGCCAGAACGCCGCAACGCCGTGAAGGTGCTGCTCTTCCTCGATGTCGGCGGCTCGATGGACTGGCATATCGAATTGGCCGAGGAGCTGTTCTCCGCGGCGCGGGCAGAGTTCAAGCATTTCGAGCATTTCTACTTCCATAACTGCCCCTATGAGCGGGTCTGGAAGGAAAACCGCCGGCGCCACGACCAGCAGATCGCGACCTGGGACGTGCTCAGGACCTACCCGTCCGACTATCGCCTCGTCTTCGTGGGCGACGCCTCGATGAGCCCTTATGAGATCGCGATGCCCGGCGGCTCGGTCGAGCACTGGAACGAGGAGGCCGGCGAGGTCTGGATGGAACGACTGGCGACGAAATTCCCGAAGTCGGTCTGGCTCAACCCGGTGCAGCAAAATCTCTGGAACTACACCCAGTCGATCCGCCAGATCGGCGGATTGATGGGCGGGCGCATGTTCCCGCTGACACTCGACGGGCTCGATGGCGCGATGAAGGTTCTGGCGCGGTGA
- a CDS encoding universal stress protein, protein MYRSIMVPVDLAEAELAQPAIAAAVSFAKISGGRVRLVYVRSLIPVTYMEFVPADFDSEQQEDAEAKLAEIAAKVDLPAEQVSAKVLIGSVHGEVLAEADAGGIDLIVIGSHEPGMLAYVIGSNASAIVRRAKCSVLVVR, encoded by the coding sequence ATGTACAGATCGATCATGGTCCCCGTGGATCTCGCCGAGGCCGAACTCGCTCAGCCGGCGATCGCGGCGGCGGTATCCTTCGCCAAGATCTCGGGCGGGCGCGTGCGACTGGTCTATGTCCGTTCGCTCATCCCGGTCACCTATATGGAGTTCGTGCCGGCTGATTTCGATTCCGAGCAGCAGGAAGACGCAGAGGCCAAGCTCGCCGAGATCGCCGCGAAGGTCGATCTCCCGGCCGAGCAGGTCTCGGCCAAGGTGCTGATCGGCTCGGTCCATGGCGAGGTTCTGGCCGAGGCCGATGCCGGCGGCATCGACCTCATCGTCATCGGCTCGCATGAGCCGGGCATGCTTGCCTATGTCATCGGCTCGAATGCCTCGGCGATCGTGCGCCGGGCGAAATGCTCGGTGCTGGTCGTCCGCTGA
- a CDS encoding 2Fe-2S iron-sulfur cluster-binding protein, protein MPNITFIDAHGESRTVEAEAGSTVMETAIRNAIPGIEAECGGACACATCHVYVDDAWTAAVGHAEPMEEDMLDFAFDVRPNSRLSCQIRIRAELDGLVVRTPERQG, encoded by the coding sequence ATGCCGAACATCACCTTCATCGACGCTCATGGAGAGAGCCGCACCGTCGAGGCGGAAGCCGGCTCGACGGTGATGGAGACGGCGATCCGCAACGCGATTCCGGGCATCGAGGCGGAATGCGGCGGTGCCTGTGCCTGCGCCACCTGTCATGTCTATGTCGACGATGCCTGGACCGCCGCCGTCGGCCATGCCGAGCCGATGGAGGAGGACATGCTGGACTTCGCCTTCGACGTGCGCCCGAATTCGCGCCTCTCCTGCCAGATCCGTATCCGCGCCGAGCTCGACGGGCTCGTCGTCCGCACGCCCGAGCGTCAGGGCTGA
- a CDS encoding Hpt domain-containing protein gives MTEKAIDFAYLSRQTAGDHELERELLVLFAQQCVVHLRAIHGSTERQARMDAAHTLKGAARAVGAWQVAEAADRIEAGLAGPQQQASETALDALALAAAEARAAIARFDCAA, from the coding sequence ATGACCGAGAAGGCCATCGATTTCGCCTATCTCTCCCGCCAGACCGCCGGCGATCACGAGCTGGAGCGCGAACTGCTGGTGCTGTTCGCCCAGCAATGCGTCGTCCATCTGCGGGCCATCCATGGCAGCACCGAGCGGCAGGCGCGGATGGACGCGGCTCATACGCTGAAGGGCGCGGCGCGCGCCGTCGGCGCCTGGCAGGTGGCGGAGGCGGCGGATCGTATCGAGGCAGGCCTCGCCGGGCCGCAGCAGCAGGCGAGCGAAACCGCGCTCGACGCGCTGGCCCTGGCCGCGGCCGAGGCGAGGGCGGCGATCGCCCGCTTCGACTGCGCCGCCTGA
- a CDS encoding DNA helicase, which produces MVLSAPIHQLKRKARLLSRAERIPLHAALDRIAAEEGYRGWSLLVAKQPGMASVRAFWPLLEPGDLVLIAGRPGQGKTLASLALLAEAMGAGHHGVFLTLEYTPADVLSRLRGINVEPAEFAGLFDCDCSDAISADYIVARLADAPHGTVAVIDYLQLLDQRRDTPELALQVRTLKAFARKRGLILVFLSQIDRSYEGSGKPFPEIADIRLPNPLDLALFDKTCFVNRGEACFRAAA; this is translated from the coding sequence ATGGTTTTGTCGGCCCCGATCCATCAGTTGAAGCGTAAGGCGCGGCTCTTGAGCCGGGCGGAGCGCATCCCGCTCCATGCAGCCCTCGACCGCATCGCGGCTGAGGAGGGCTATCGCGGCTGGAGCCTGCTCGTCGCGAAGCAGCCCGGAATGGCATCGGTTCGTGCGTTCTGGCCGCTGCTGGAACCTGGCGATCTCGTCCTGATCGCGGGGCGGCCGGGGCAGGGCAAGACGCTGGCAAGCCTCGCGCTTCTGGCGGAAGCCATGGGCGCCGGACACCATGGCGTCTTCCTCACGCTCGAATACACGCCGGCTGACGTGCTCTCCCGCCTGCGGGGGATCAACGTCGAGCCGGCCGAATTCGCAGGTCTGTTCGACTGCGATTGCTCCGATGCGATCAGCGCCGACTATATCGTCGCAAGGCTGGCCGATGCGCCGCACGGCACGGTCGCGGTGATCGATTACCTGCAACTTCTCGACCAGCGCCGTGACACGCCGGAACTGGCGCTGCAGGTGAGGACGCTGAAAGCCTTCGCGCGGAAGAGGGGGCTGATCCTGGTCTTCCTGTCGCAGATCGACCGTTCCTACGAAGGCTCGGGCAAGCCGTTCCCCGAGATCGCGGACATACGATTGCCCAACCCCCTCGATCTCGCCCTGTTCGACAAGACCTGTTTCGTGAACAGGGGCGAGGCGTGCTTCCGCGCGGCGGCTTAG
- a CDS encoding ABC-type transport auxiliary lipoprotein family protein, with amino-acid sequence MTTEVQVPPARRARRFLPTLALAASALLAGCGGGATPTTFDLSAPGGFGKVGGSRAAMVVAEPTAVQALDSDRVIVKDSSGALSFVGGAQWADRVPALVQARLIQTFENAGRVGSVSGPGQRISPDVQLNTNIRSFNIDAATGTAVVEITARIVGDRTGQIQRARLFAARVPAGSVDGAGATQALDRALSQVLVEIVRWAR; translated from the coding sequence ATGACGACCGAGGTTCAGGTTCCTCCGGCCCGCCGGGCTCGCCGCTTCCTTCCGACCTTGGCTCTCGCAGCCTCGGCTTTGCTCGCCGGCTGCGGCGGCGGAGCGACGCCGACAACCTTCGATCTCTCGGCACCGGGTGGATTCGGCAAGGTCGGCGGCTCGCGGGCCGCGATGGTCGTGGCCGAGCCGACGGCGGTTCAGGCGCTCGATTCAGACCGCGTCATCGTCAAGGATTCGAGCGGCGCGCTCTCCTTCGTCGGTGGCGCGCAATGGGCGGATCGGGTTCCCGCGCTGGTGCAGGCCCGCCTGATCCAGACCTTCGAGAATGCCGGCCGGGTCGGCTCGGTCTCGGGGCCAGGCCAGCGCATTTCGCCCGATGTCCAGCTCAACACCAATATCCGCAGCTTCAACATCGACGCCGCAACCGGCACGGCGGTGGTCGAGATCACCGCCCGTATCGTCGGTGACCGCACCGGGCAGATCCAGCGTGCGCGGCTCTTCGCAGCGCGCGTGCCGGCAGGCTCCGTCGACGGGGCGGGCGCGACCCAGGCGCTCGATCGCGCGCTGTCGCAGGTGCTGGTCGAGATCGTGCGCTGGGCGCGCTGA
- a CDS encoding MlaD family protein, protein MESRANYALVGLFTLAVLAAAFGFVYWFNSGGTGRKENIRVIFTGTVTGLGRGSSVLFNGLRVGEVTSIELQSDDPRRIYAVIQVANTTPLREDTRARIEAQGLAGVVALQLIGGDPGAPVLKAKPGEPMPTIIAERSELQDIIETVRNVAQKADGMLTSLDGLIKQNATPINNTVRNVEKFSQALGNNADGLDKLMAGFGNIAETIQPLSQKLQALSEELTAVVRSVDRDRITSIVENVDKFTGALGGSSSEVAKVVKDAASISAKLDKAADQVEGVLKAAKGFLESGSGPDGRSAFQEVADAAKSIRTLADNLDKRTAEITAGINRFTGPGLRDVESLASDGKKTLTELNRTLRNFERNPQQFIFGGKPPLPQYNGSR, encoded by the coding sequence ATGGAATCGCGCGCCAATTACGCACTCGTCGGTCTGTTCACGCTCGCGGTCCTCGCGGCGGCCTTCGGCTTCGTCTACTGGTTCAACAGTGGCGGGACCGGGCGCAAGGAGAACATCCGCGTCATCTTCACCGGCACGGTGACCGGGCTCGGGCGTGGATCGAGCGTGCTGTTCAATGGCCTGCGCGTCGGCGAGGTCACCAGCATCGAGCTCCAGTCGGACGATCCGCGCCGCATCTATGCGGTGATCCAGGTCGCCAACACGACACCTTTGCGCGAGGACACGCGCGCCCGCATCGAGGCGCAAGGCCTGGCCGGCGTGGTCGCGCTCCAGCTCATCGGCGGTGATCCGGGGGCGCCGGTCCTGAAGGCCAAGCCCGGCGAGCCGATGCCGACCATCATCGCCGAGCGCTCCGAATTGCAGGACATCATCGAGACCGTCCGCAACGTCGCGCAAAAGGCCGACGGGATGCTCACCTCGCTCGACGGGCTGATCAAGCAGAACGCCACGCCGATCAACAACACCGTTCGCAATGTCGAGAAGTTCTCGCAGGCGCTCGGCAACAATGCCGACGGGCTCGACAAGCTGATGGCCGGCTTCGGCAATATCGCCGAGACGATCCAGCCGCTCTCGCAGAAGCTGCAAGCGCTCAGCGAGGAGCTGACGGCCGTGGTGCGCTCGGTCGACCGTGACCGGATCACCAGCATCGTCGAGAATGTCGATAAATTCACCGGCGCGCTCGGCGGCTCCAGCAGCGAAGTCGCCAAGGTGGTGAAGGACGCGGCCTCGATCTCGGCCAAGCTCGACAAGGCGGCCGATCAGGTCGAGGGCGTGCTCAAGGCGGCGAAGGGCTTCCTCGAATCCGGATCGGGCCCCGATGGCCGCAGCGCCTTCCAGGAGGTCGCCGACGCTGCCAAGTCGATCCGGACGCTCGCCGACAATCTCGACAAGCGCACCGCCGAGATCACCGCCGGCATCAACCGCTTCACCGGGCCGGGCCTGCGCGATGTCGAGTCGCTGGCCTCGGACGGCAAGAAGACCCTGACGGAACTCAATCGTACCTTGCGGAATTTCGAGCGTAACCCGCAGCAATTCATCTTCGGTGGCAAGCCGCCGCTTCCCCAGTACAACGGATCCCGCTAG
- a CDS encoding ABC transporter ATP-binding protein: MAQQNPSQPDRTPRPGEPEAVIRVRDLKVAFGDKVIMDGLDLDVLRGEILGFVGGSGQGKSVLTRTILGLVRKRRGTIEVFGEDVDDLNPQQRRVLERRFGVMFQQGALFSALTVKQNIQVPMREYLQLSPDLLDELAMVKLDLVGLPRDAADKAPSELSGGMIKRAALARALALDPEIVFLDEPTSGLDPIGAAEFDDLIMTLKQTLGLTVFMVTHDLDSLYHACDRIAALADKKVIAVGTLATMLASDHPWLKAYFGGERAMARLPAGEQGQNG; this comes from the coding sequence ATGGCGCAGCAGAACCCCTCCCAACCCGATCGGACACCACGCCCCGGCGAGCCCGAGGCGGTCATCCGCGTCCGCGATCTCAAGGTCGCCTTTGGCGACAAGGTGATCATGGATGGCTTGGATCTCGACGTGCTGCGCGGCGAGATTCTCGGCTTCGTCGGTGGCTCCGGCCAGGGCAAGTCGGTGCTGACGCGCACCATCCTCGGCCTCGTCCGCAAGCGGCGCGGGACGATCGAGGTCTTCGGCGAGGATGTCGACGATCTCAACCCGCAGCAGCGCCGCGTGCTCGAGCGGCGCTTCGGCGTGATGTTCCAGCAGGGCGCGTTGTTCTCGGCGCTCACCGTCAAGCAGAACATCCAGGTGCCGATGCGCGAGTATCTTCAGCTCTCGCCCGATCTGCTCGACGAGCTGGCGATGGTGAAGCTCGATCTCGTCGGCCTGCCGCGCGACGCCGCCGACAAGGCGCCTTCCGAACTCTCGGGCGGCATGATCAAGCGCGCTGCTCTGGCCCGTGCGCTCGCGCTCGACCCCGAGATCGTCTTCCTGGACGAGCCGACATCAGGGCTGGACCCGATCGGCGCCGCCGAATTCGACGATCTGATCATGACCCTGAAGCAGACACTGGGCCTGACCGTCTTCATGGTAACCCACGATCTCGACAGCCTGTATCATGCCTGCGACCGAATCGCCGCTCTGGCGGACAAGAAGGTGATCGCGGTCGGTACGCTGGCGACGATGCTGGCATCCGACCATCCATGGTTGAAGGCCTATTTCGGCGGGGAGCGCGCCATGGCCAGACTGCCGGCGGGAGAGCAGGGACAGAACGGCTAG